A single window of Nitrospirota bacterium DNA harbors:
- the pyrF gene encoding orotidine-5'-phosphate decarboxylase yields MSARDRIVLALDLDSDRDAIALVDELRGSVGMFKVGHQLFTAYGPDIVRRIVERGGRVFLDLKYHDIPNTVARASAEAVKLGASIFNVHALGGADMMRAAAESARETAARLGVRNPVVLAVTVLTSMDGQSLRRELKITRSLQREVNHLARMAQRAGMHGVVASPQEITMLRRAVRGSFVILTPGVRPSWAAKDDQKRTMTPAEAVAAGADYIVVGRPVLKAADRKAAVLQIIQEITTET; encoded by the coding sequence ATGTCAGCGCGGGACCGGATCGTCCTCGCCCTGGACCTCGATTCCGACCGGGACGCCATTGCCCTGGTGGACGAACTCAGGGGTTCCGTCGGGATGTTCAAGGTGGGCCATCAATTGTTCACGGCCTACGGCCCGGATATCGTGCGGCGGATCGTTGAACGGGGCGGCAGGGTGTTCCTCGACCTGAAGTACCACGACATCCCGAACACCGTTGCCAGGGCTTCAGCGGAAGCGGTCAAGCTCGGGGCCAGTATCTTCAATGTGCACGCCCTCGGCGGAGCGGACATGATGCGGGCCGCGGCGGAGTCTGCGCGGGAGACGGCCGCGCGGCTCGGCGTGCGGAACCCCGTCGTTCTCGCCGTGACGGTCCTGACCAGCATGGACGGCCAGAGTCTGCGCCGGGAGCTCAAGATAACGCGGTCTCTTCAGCGGGAAGTGAACCATCTCGCGCGGATGGCGCAGCGCGCGGGCATGCACGGTGTGGTAGCGTCTCCGCAGGAGATCACGATGCTGAGGCGAGCCGTGCGCGGCTCCTTTGTCATCCTGACACCCGGCGTCCGTCCGTCCTGGGCCGCGAAGGACGACCAGAAGCGCACCATGACGCCTGCCGAGGCAGTCGCAGCAGGCGCGGACTATATCGTTGTGGGGAGGCCGGTGCTGAAGGCCGCAGACCGGAAGGCGGCGGTGTTACAAATTATTCAAGAGATAACAACGGAAACGTAG
- a CDS encoding DUF4388 domain-containing protein → MPFQLSGNTRTVALPVVLQILQHASVTGTLTVQRHSLEKCVHLKNGQIIFATSNDGQDRLGEMLVKAGFLTRENLETALTLYRKNAGLKKIGAILVENGYVSPKNLFAGLKTQVKDIIFSLFLWEDADYRFEERLPPDVIQLQINVEELVAEIIERMKKE, encoded by the coding sequence ATGCCCTTTCAGCTTTCCGGGAACACACGAACGGTCGCTCTTCCCGTCGTCCTGCAGATCCTGCAGCATGCATCCGTGACCGGCACCCTGACCGTCCAGAGACACTCCCTCGAGAAGTGCGTTCACCTCAAGAACGGCCAGATCATTTTCGCCACGTCCAATGACGGACAGGACCGCCTGGGTGAGATGCTGGTAAAAGCCGGCTTCCTGACGCGGGAGAACCTGGAGACGGCCCTGACCCTGTACCGCAAGAACGCAGGGCTCAAGAAGATCGGCGCCATTCTCGTGGAGAACGGGTACGTATCCCCCAAGAATCTCTTTGCAGGCCTCAAGACCCAGGTGAAGGACATTATCTTTAGTCTTTTTCTCTGGGAGGACGCCGACTACCGGTTCGAAGAGAGGCTGCCGCCCGATGTCATCCAGCTCCAGATCAACGTGGAGGAACTGGTGGCCGAGATCATCGAACGGATGAAAAAAGAATGA
- a CDS encoding DUF3786 domain-containing protein, producing MKALKLASFPGMAERVSALYNEDEDALLLAMLGQEYIIRHDGITLHGQKAPEHQASVILDYLFSTGSSLALMPWRTPGDFSGAPLPEFRQRVEQPITQYAAEIIARAAAILPLFDAKVAPSLIGSDLAINVRALPKVHLHVELSQETPDFPAEVWVLFSNNAHEFISVASMQRIGELLKDRVVSLLRIY from the coding sequence TTGAAAGCCCTGAAACTCGCCTCATTCCCCGGGATGGCAGAACGGGTCAGCGCTCTTTACAACGAAGACGAGGACGCCCTGTTGCTTGCGATGCTCGGTCAGGAGTACATCATCCGGCATGACGGGATCACGCTGCACGGGCAGAAGGCCCCGGAGCACCAGGCATCCGTGATCCTTGACTACCTGTTCTCGACCGGCTCCTCGCTGGCGCTCATGCCGTGGCGCACGCCGGGAGATTTCTCCGGCGCGCCGCTCCCCGAATTCCGGCAGAGAGTGGAGCAGCCCATCACCCAGTATGCGGCGGAGATAATCGCGCGGGCCGCTGCGATCCTGCCCCTGTTCGACGCCAAGGTAGCCCCGAGCTTGATCGGGAGCGACCTCGCGATCAACGTACGGGCCCTGCCCAAGGTTCACCTTCATGTGGAGCTGTCGCAGGAGACCCCGGATTTTCCTGCAGAGGTGTGGGTCCTGTTCTCCAACAATGCCCATGAGTTCATTTCAGTCGCGAGCATGCAACGAATCGGAGAACTGCTCAAGGACAGGGTCGTGAGCCTGCTCAGGATCTATTGA